One part of the Solanum dulcamara chromosome 8, daSolDulc1.2, whole genome shotgun sequence genome encodes these proteins:
- the LOC129899458 gene encoding flavin-containing monooxygenase FMO GS-OX-like 4: MILRSVFSSNQLYSRTLTQMTLVSPASSHFPILSMPQNSSKNVAVIGAGSAGLVAARELQREGHSVVVFERENQLGGTWVYTPNTESDPVGIDPNREIVHSSLYSSLRVNLPREVMGFGDYPFVAKKKSGRDPRRYPGHGEVLDYLNDFAVDFGIIGLVRFGMEVRYVGMLDNGKWKVSYRKRENDAVFADEEYDAVVVCNGHYTEPRIAYIPGIEVWPGKQIHSHNYRVPDPFQDQVVVLIGGAASATDISREIAEVAKEVHISSRSATSGVPLKLPGYDNIWLHDMIEGVGSDGSVNFQDGSKILADIILHCTGYKYHFPFLETNGIVTVDDNRVVPLYKHIFPPAYAPSLSFVGLPWKVIPFFLCELQSKWIASVLSGRISLPSKEDMNADIEAFYSSMAASCIPKRYTHNMDDNQFDYDDWLAAECGSPPSEEWRKQMYFISRKNKKILPETYRDEWDDDDLIIQAHEDFVKYIPELAQEQKLSR; encoded by the exons ATGATTCTTCGAAGTGTCTTCTCTTCAAACCAACTTTATTCTCGCACACTTACGCAAATGACACTTGTATCCCCAGCTTCATCCCATTTTCCCATCCTCTCTATGCCTCAAAATTCCTCCAAAAACGTCGCCGTTATCGGTGCGGGCTCCGCGGGCCTCGTCGCGGCCCGAGAACTCCAACGAGAAGGTCACAGCGTAGTTGTATTCGAACGAGAAAATCAATTAGGTGGCACATGGGTCTACACGCCCAATACAGAATCGGACCCGGTTGGGATCGACCCGAATCGGGAGATTGTTCATTCAAGTCTTTATTCATCTCTTCGTGTTAATCTTCCTCGGGAAGTAATGGGTTTTGGGGATTACCCGTTTGTGGCCAAGAAAAAGTCCGGTAGAGACCCGAGAAGGTATCCGGGTCATGGGGAGGTGTTGGATTATTTGAATGATTTTGCTGTTGATTTTGGGATTATTGGGCTTGTGAGGTTTGGGATGGAAGTGAGGTATGTGGGAATGTTGGATAATGGGAAATGGAAGGTTAGTTatagaaagagagaaaatgatGCTGTGTTTGCTGATGAGGAGTATGATGCTGTTGTAGTATGTAATGGACACTATACTGAACCAAGAATTGCTTATATTCCTG GAATCGAAGTTTGGCCTGGAAAGCAAATTCACAGCCACAACTACCGTGTTCCTGACCCTTTTCAAGACCAA GTTGTTGTGCTGATAGGGGGTGCTGCTAGTGCTACTGATATCTCTAGAGAAATTGCTGAAGTTGCTAAAGAGGTCCACATTTCTTCTAGATCAGCTACAAGTGGAGTTCCGTTGAAGCTTCCTGGCTATGATAATATTTGGCTCCATGATATG ATTGAAGGTGTTGGCAGTGATGGTAGTGTGAATTTTCAAGATGGGTCCAAAATCCTTGCTGACATCATCCTACACTGCACAGG GTACAAATATCATTTTCCTTTCCTTGAAACTAATGGGATAGTAACTGTCGATGACAACCGTGTTGTTCCACTTTACAAGCACATTTTCCCACCAGCCTATGCACCAAGTCTTTCATTTGTTGGGCTGCCTTGGAAG GTTATACCATTCTTCTTGTGTGAATTGCAAAGCAAGTGGATCGCTAGTGTTTTATCTGGTCGCATTTCTCTCCCTTCAAAGGAAGATATGAATGCTGATATTGAAGCTTTCTACTCATCCATGGCAGCCTCTTGCATTCCAAAACGGTACACTCACAATATGGATGACAATCAG TTTGACTACGATGATTGGTTGGCTGCTGAGTGTGGATCTCCACCCTCTGAAGAATGGAGAAAGCAAATGTACTTTATctcaagaaagaataaaaagatACTGCCTGAGACATACCGTGATGAGTGGGACGATGATGACTTGATCATTCAAGCTCATGAAGACTTTGTAAAATATATTCCTGAACTAGCTCAAGAACAGAAGCTCTCAAGATGA